A part of Anaerohalosphaeraceae bacterium genomic DNA contains:
- a CDS encoding metallophosphoesterase: MSQQTIQLYLKGAEANQTDPFRQGNLIVLPEKGRVIVSGDLHGHRRHFEKIVDYADLENHPETHVIFQEILHGGPEDDYGGCLSYRLLQDAIRYKLLYPGQVHILLGNHDTAVVNQGTVMKNGREVNVAMQEAMKREYQDHFSLVHQAMVHYLLSQPLAVKTPNKIWISHSLPADPYVESFDVEIFERPYTIEDTRRPNSVYLLTWGRHQSPQALRRMAERLEVELFVLGHQPQDEGWGVIGDNTLILASEHSHGCLLVFELGRLYNLDMLREAVVPLASIL, translated from the coding sequence ATGTCGCAGCAAACAATCCAGCTGTACCTGAAGGGGGCTGAGGCCAACCAGACCGACCCCTTTCGGCAGGGCAACCTGATTGTGCTGCCGGAGAAGGGACGCGTGATTGTCTCGGGGGATTTGCATGGTCATCGGAGGCATTTCGAAAAAATCGTTGACTATGCGGACCTGGAAAATCATCCCGAGACCCATGTGATTTTTCAGGAGATTCTTCACGGCGGGCCGGAGGATGATTACGGGGGCTGCCTTTCCTACCGCCTGCTTCAGGATGCGATTCGCTACAAGCTGCTGTATCCGGGTCAGGTGCATATTCTTTTGGGCAATCACGATACGGCCGTCGTCAATCAGGGGACCGTGATGAAAAACGGACGGGAGGTCAACGTGGCGATGCAGGAGGCGATGAAGCGGGAATATCAGGACCATTTCAGCCTTGTCCATCAGGCGATGGTGCACTATCTGCTTTCGCAGCCGCTTGCGGTCAAGACGCCGAATAAAATCTGGATTTCCCACTCGCTTCCGGCGGACCCTTATGTGGAATCGTTCGATGTGGAAATTTTTGAGCGTCCGTACACCATAGAGGATACACGCCGGCCCAACTCGGTTTATCTGCTGACCTGGGGCAGGCATCAGAGTCCGCAGGCCCTTCGGCGGATGGCCGAGCGTCTGGAGGTGGAGCTGTTTGTTCTGGGGCATCAGCCGCAGGATGAGGGGTGGGGTGTCATCGGCGATAATACGCTGATTTTGGCTTCCGAGCACAGCCACGGCTGTCTGCTTGTTTTCGAGCTGGGGCGGCTTTACAATCTTGACATGCTTCGCGAGGCTGTAGTTCCGCTGGCTTCTATTCTATAA
- a CDS encoding sigma-70 family RNA polymerase sigma factor, with translation MTMPEEKEHSQEQFLRLLMLNDKRIYAYILSFVPNAADADDIMQEASAVMWRKFSSFTPGMDFVAWALTIARYQILSYFKKKKSRKLCLSEALAESLEQEVTRALPEMDRRMGAMKRCIDKLAQMDRYILKLRYEKDLTLENIGAHISKSTRATYYALVRIHRNLLQCIKQTLAEEAAQ, from the coding sequence ATGACGATGCCGGAAGAAAAAGAACATAGCCAGGAACAGTTTCTACGTCTGCTGATGCTGAATGATAAGCGGATTTACGCTTACATTCTGTCATTTGTCCCAAATGCGGCGGACGCCGATGACATTATGCAGGAAGCATCTGCTGTGATGTGGCGCAAATTCTCTTCGTTTACACCCGGGATGGATTTTGTGGCCTGGGCTTTAACGATTGCCCGGTATCAGATTCTTTCTTATTTTAAGAAAAAAAAGAGCAGGAAACTCTGTTTAAGTGAAGCCCTTGCGGAATCACTCGAACAGGAGGTTACTCGGGCGTTGCCGGAGATGGACCGACGAATGGGGGCGATGAAGCGGTGCATCGACAAACTGGCCCAGATGGATCGGTACATTCTGAAACTTCGTTATGAAAAAGACTTAACGCTGGAGAACATCGGCGCTCATATTTCCAAGTCAACCCGGGCTACTTATTATGCACTGGTTCGAATTCATCGGAATCTGCTTCAGTGCATTAAGCAGACACTTGCCGAGGAGGCGGCACAATGA
- a CDS encoding GGDEF domain-containing protein, producing the protein MEKRPKKILFIGSSQKALIDPEHLNEMSVCESVLGGIEQIQSMSFDTIAVLLSDIPGHPEQALRALRKGSPHSRILLLAQMLEEPLARELTGRGTQMEAIADDYLICPVLAEELTRNPQTAPGIHPLTSERERHYQERIRQLEKLATEDDLTGLKNRRYVNQFLIQVLALARQYQFPVTLLLFDIDNFKQYNDRFGHSVGDQVLIQAGELIRRCCRAHDVVARIGGDEFAVVFWDLPEQKKRTDSPDARRERRHHSARHPREPLFMAERFRREISSSRLPMLGPEGHGQLTISGGLASYPDDGKTADELLKRADKALLEAKRQGKNQIVLIGDKNETPPSPAEQNTAKPPKNPQPL; encoded by the coding sequence ATGGAAAAACGACCGAAAAAAATCCTGTTCATCGGGTCTTCCCAAAAAGCCCTGATCGATCCGGAGCATCTGAATGAAATGAGCGTCTGCGAATCGGTTCTGGGGGGAATAGAACAAATCCAGTCCATGTCGTTTGATACGATTGCCGTGCTCCTGTCCGACATTCCGGGACATCCGGAACAGGCCTTGCGTGCCCTTCGAAAAGGCAGTCCCCACTCGCGCATTCTTCTTCTGGCCCAGATGCTCGAAGAGCCGCTGGCCCGGGAGCTGACGGGACGAGGCACGCAAATGGAGGCAATCGCGGATGACTATCTGATTTGTCCCGTCTTGGCAGAAGAGCTGACGCGCAATCCTCAAACCGCCCCCGGCATTCACCCGCTGACCAGTGAGCGCGAACGGCACTACCAGGAGCGAATCCGTCAGCTCGAAAAACTGGCAACGGAAGATGATTTAACGGGACTGAAAAACCGCCGCTACGTCAATCAGTTCCTTATCCAGGTTCTGGCGCTGGCCCGGCAATATCAGTTTCCCGTAACGCTGCTGCTGTTCGATATCGACAATTTCAAGCAGTACAATGACCGATTCGGCCATTCCGTCGGAGATCAGGTCCTCATTCAGGCAGGCGAACTGATTCGCCGGTGCTGCCGGGCCCACGATGTTGTCGCCCGCATCGGCGGGGATGAATTCGCCGTCGTTTTCTGGGACCTTCCGGAGCAGAAAAAAAGAACCGACAGCCCCGACGCTCGCCGCGAACGAAGACATCATTCGGCCCGGCATCCTCGTGAGCCGCTCTTTATGGCCGAGCGGTTTCGCAGAGAAATTTCGTCTTCCCGGCTTCCGATGCTCGGCCCGGAGGGACACGGACAGCTGACCATCAGCGGAGGACTGGCGTCCTATCCTGATGACGGAAAAACCGCCGACGAACTGCTCAAACGAGCGGACAAAGCCCTCCTGGAGGCCAAACGGCAGGGAAAAAATCAAATTGTTCTTATCGGCGACAAAAACGAGACTCCACCTTCGCCGGCGGAACAAAATACGGCAAAACCGCCGAAAAACCCCCAACCCTTATAG
- a CDS encoding serine/threonine-protein kinase, giving the protein MPIEKVDIDGFTIIKRIGTGARSLIYLAIDEESGQTVALKRAVMETPEDLRIFEQMETEYKVSRQIDHPYIRKCYKILRKRKLLRTQELLLSMEYFDGQSLEELPGISLGDVLLIFRMVATALNAMHQKGYVHCDIKPNNILFSKKGAIKIIDLGQSCKIGEVKKRIQGTPDYIAPEQVRREHLSHRTDIFNLGATMYWALTGKNVPTLIPKKNEYGFSVPVTADFKSPSEIYKKIPVALSNLVMDCVKERPGDRPSSMSEIIARLDVMIREIFGARLQNQQSHVAANNPAVPEGG; this is encoded by the coding sequence ATGCCGATTGAAAAAGTCGACATCGATGGGTTTACGATAATCAAACGAATCGGCACCGGTGCGCGCAGTCTGATTTACCTGGCGATTGATGAAGAAAGCGGCCAGACGGTGGCTCTCAAACGGGCGGTGATGGAAACACCTGAAGACCTCCGGATTTTTGAGCAGATGGAGACGGAGTATAAGGTCAGCCGGCAAATCGACCATCCGTATATCCGGAAATGCTATAAGATTCTTCGAAAGCGAAAACTTCTTCGGACCCAGGAACTGCTGCTTTCGATGGAATATTTTGACGGGCAGAGCCTGGAAGAGCTTCCGGGCATCAGTCTGGGTGATGTGCTGCTGATTTTTCGAATGGTTGCCACGGCTCTGAATGCGATGCATCAGAAGGGATATGTGCACTGCGATATTAAACCCAACAACATTCTCTTCAGCAAAAAAGGAGCCATCAAAATTATCGATTTAGGCCAAAGCTGCAAAATCGGTGAGGTAAAAAAGCGGATTCAGGGGACGCCGGATTATATTGCCCCCGAACAGGTTCGTCGGGAGCATCTGAGTCACCGAACAGACATTTTCAATTTGGGTGCCACGATGTACTGGGCTCTGACGGGGAAAAACGTCCCGACGCTGATTCCCAAAAAGAATGAATACGGCTTTTCCGTCCCGGTCACTGCCGATTTTAAGTCGCCCAGCGAAATCTACAAAAAGATTCCTGTGGCGCTGTCCAATCTTGTGATGGACTGTGTAAAGGAACGTCCGGGAGACCGTCCGTCGAGTATGTCGGAAATTATTGCCCGTCTGGATGTGATGATTCGCGAAATCTTCGGAGCTCGTCTGCAGAACCAGCAAAGCCATGTCGCAGCAAACAATCCAGCTGTACCTGAAGGGGGCTGA